The following coding sequences lie in one Trichoderma breve strain T069 chromosome 1, whole genome shotgun sequence genomic window:
- a CDS encoding pregnancy-associated plasma protein-A domain-containing protein has protein sequence MFILNSNAACIVAISALACTIIGNTFDPGNLRCISSRNAKFKWIYKRFAPEAAVNRILGRRSAKQIGISVYVHIVASSQNETDGYLTDETIHSQLQVLSSDYQPADISFTLKTIDRTINETWANGTDLERMWYDVRNGNYNDLNLWFIPKFHTLGLCTVPTAGDDLDSALTQDGCTIRSDTVPGGSLKNYNLGKTLTHEVGHWLGLLHTFEGGCEGDGDFVDDTPAQASPSNGCPEGRDSCPDKPGLDPIHNFMDYSYDSCYKEFTPGQVDRMRSVWGAYREWAAHDPYI, from the exons ATGTTTATCTTGAATTCCAATGCAGCCTGCATTGTGGCCATATCGGCTCTTGCGTGCACAATCATAGGCAATACATTCGATCCCGGCAACTTGAGATGCATTTCATCGCGCAATGCCAAGTTTAAGTGGATTTATAAACGGTTTGCTCCAGAAGCGGCCGTTAATCGAATTTTAGGTCGCAGGTCTGCCAAGCAGATCGGTATTAGTGTATATGTACACATTGTGGCAAGCTCACAGAATGAGACGGACGGATACCTAACC GATGAGACTATCCACAGCCAGTTACAAGTTCTAAGCTCCGATTACCAGCCGGCCGATATATCCTTCACTCTAAAAACCATAGACAGAACCATCAACGAGACGTGGGCTAATGGCACCGATCTTGAGCGCATGTGGTATGATGTTCGCAATGGAAATTATAATGATCTGAACCTCTGGTTCATTCCCAAGTTCCATACCCTTGGTCTTTGTACAGTTCCCACCGCGGGCGATGACCTTGATTCAGCCCTTACGCAAGACGGCTGCACTATTCGCTCAGATACTGTCCCCGGTGGCAGCTTGAAGAACTACAACCTCGGCAAGACACTCACGCATGAGGTTGGTCACTGGCTAGGGCTCCTACACACTTTTGAGGGGGGATGCGAGGGCGATGGCGACTTTGTTGATGATACGCCTGCGCAGGCGTCTCCCTCGAACGGATGCCCTGAAGGGAGAGACTCTTGCCCTGATAAACCAGGCCTGGATCCAATTCACAATTTCATGGATTattcgtacga CTCCTGCTACAAAGAATTTACGCCTGGCCAAGTGGATCGAATGAGGAGTGTTTGGGGCGCATATAGAGAATGGGCAGCACATGATCCATATATATGA